The genomic stretch TGCTGGCCATCGCCTTCTGCAACGAGGCGTAGTCGAAGAAAAAGAGACCACGCTCCCCCTGGGGCGTCTTGACGGTGATCAGCGGCTTGGTGAAAAACACCGGCACGGAGAGGCCCTCCTGGATCGTCTTCTGATCGAGGCCCTGCTTACCGAGCAGGCTGCGCGCCTGGCTCAGATCGGATGGTGCTGGAATCACCGGTGAGAGCAGTTTGCGGTCCTTCAACGACTTGTTGAGCTCCTGCACCCGCTCCAGGGCCACGTTCATGGGCATGGGCAGCACCCCGGCCTTGATCGTGGGGTTGGCCTTGACAAAGGCGGCCAGTTCCTGATCGGCCTTGCCCCGATCAAGGTAGAGAGGGAGCACCAGGGCCTTCTCCCGTTGCAGGGGCAGGGGGATTCCCTTGGCATCGGTCAGCACGAAGACCGGGATGACAGCCAGTTTCTTCATGGCCTCCTGCTCCGGAATCGCCAGCGCTGACGGAGGCTGCAGCAGGCCCACCAGCCCGGCGCAGCCGGCCAGCAGGGCAATCAGGCGACGGCGGCGTGAACATCCCGCAGGGGACGCTGGCCGTGGAGCCGGCAGTTGAGCGATGGGGCCCGGCATGCGTCCCTCGAGCAGAAGACCAAACCTAGGGACGGAGCTGCACGTAATCTCGCTGGGCTGGACGGTACAGGCCATGACCACTGGCGGACTGGGAAGCGGACCACCTCCCGCCCAGGAGCATGGATCGCGCCTGCCTCTCTGGAGTGTCGGAGTCGGGCTGGCGGCGGTGCTGCTGGGGGTTCAGAGCCTGGCGGCCAGCACCCCCTTCCCCCAGGAGGTGCTGATGCTGCTTCCCAGTGAGGGGTTGCTGGCGGGGGTGGGAGATGGTCTGCGCCGCGGCTACGGACTGGCCATGGAGGAAACCAGGGCCTGCGGGCTGCGCCCCCCGGGCCATGGCCTGGGCTGGCTTCCCCAGGAACAGGATCCTGAGGCTCTGTTGCTCGGCGTTCCGATGCCGGAGCTGTTGATCGCCCCGCCGGCGGTCAATCTGCTGCCGTTCGGACGGATCGCCCAGAGCCGGGGAGTGAACGTGCTGCTGCCGTTGCAGCGGGGCTACTCCCTGCGTCGCCTGCCCAGCCAGGTGGGCGCCGACAGGATCTGGCCGGTGCTGCCGTCACGGAGTCTGGAGGCCGATCGGCTGGCGAAGGGCCTGCTGGAGGACAACAAGGGCAAGGTGATGGTCATCCACGACGGCGGAGCGGAGCAGGCGGCTCTGGCCGATCGCTTCGTGGAGACGATCGAAGGCAACGGCGGCTGGACCGTGGGTCCCACCAACGATCCCCAGGCGCTCGTGGAGCCCGATACCAAGGTGATGGATCAGCTGCGCGATGACGTGGGCTGGTACACACCCACCTCCCTGGTGGTGATGACGACCCCGGGGAGCCCCCTGGCCCGGGCGGTGGCCGAACTCGACCTTCCCGACAACCTCACGCTGGTCTGGCCGTTTCCCGTGCGGGAGCCGTTGCCGCTGGCCCAGCTGGGGGTCGACTCCGTCAGCCGCGGTCCGGGTTGGGATCGTTTCGAGCTGGCCTTCAAGCAACGCCATGGCTATGCGCCGGGGCTGGTGGAGGCTGCCGGCTTCGACACGGGCCAGCTGGTGGCCGTCTCCTCTCTTGCCGGACAGACCTCGAGAACCTGGTCGCTCGACTGGCTCGATCCCAAGGCCACACCTCTTGATCTCTGCGATGCCCTCAAAGCCCGGCGGGCCGGCAAGCCGGTGGCTCTGCGCGGGGCCGCCAGCCGCCTGGACCTCGCACCCGGCACTCCTCCGGCCGGTGAACTGCGGCTGACGCCGCTGAAGGCAGACCCGGCCGCCATCCGTTCCTAGCCTGGGCCTCTGCCCGAGTCGATCGCCATGGGCCCCAGCTCAACCCAGCCCGCCATCACCAGGAGCGACGCACCCCTGCTGCGGAATTTCGAAGAGGTGGGCATCGGCGCCATCGCCGAGGTGGGCGGCAAGAACGCGTCTCTGGGGGAAATGATCCGGGAGCTGACCAGCCAGGGAGTGAGGGTGCCCGGCGGCTTCGCCACCACCGCCACCGCTTACCGCCTGTTCCTGGCATGCAATGGGCTGGAGAGTCCTCTGAGGGCGATCCTGGGCGATCTGGACAGCGGCGATCTCACGGCCCTTCAGCAGGCCGGTCAGCGGGCGCGGGAGCTCATCCTTGGGGCTTCCCTGCCGCCCGAGCTCGCCGATGCCGTGGCTGCGGCCTATCGCGAGCTGGGAGCCGGCCCGGTGGCGGTTCGCTCCAGTGCCACGGCGGAGGATCTCCCGGATGCCAGCTTCGCCGGCCAGCAGGAGACTTTCCTGAACGTGCGCGGAGAGCAGGATCTGCTGGCCGCCTGCCTGCGCTGCTACAGCTCCCTGTTCACCGATCGGGCCATCTCCTACCGCCAGATCAACGGCTTCGATCACCTGGAAGTGGCCCTCTCCATCGGTGTGCAGCGCATGGTGCGTTCCGATCTGGGCGCTGCCGGTGTGATGTTCACCATCGATACCGAAACAGGCTTCCGCAACGCCGTGCTGCTCAATGCGGCCTACGGCCTGGGCGAGAACGTGGTTCAGGGCGCGGTGAATCCCGATGAAATCCTGCTGTTCAAGCCCACCCTGCGGGAGGGCTATGCCGCGATCGTGAGCAAGCGCCTGGGCAGCAAGGCGATCCGGATGGTGTACGACGAGGGTGGCACGGTGCGCAACGAACCCGTGCCGCTCCCGGAGCGCGGCCGTTATGCCATCAGCGATGACGAGGCCCTGACCCTGGGCCGCTGGGCCTGCCTGATCGAGGATCACTACAGCGCCCGCCACGGCACGGCCACACCGATGGACATCGAGTGGGCCCGCGACGGCGAGAGCGGCGAGCTGTTCATTCTTCAGGCCCGTCCCGAAACGGTCGAATCCAGACGATCGGACTCGGTGCTCTGCCGCTGGTCGCTCAAGCCCCATGACGCGGAGCTGATCACCCACGGACGCGCCATCGGCGCCTCGATCAGCAGCGGTCGCGCCCGGGTGATCCTCAATCCCAGTGGCATCGATCGCTTCGAAGTGGGTGATCTGCTGGTGACCGAGCGCACCGATCCCGACTGGGAACCGATCCTCAAGAAGGCCCGGGGGGTGATCACCAACCAGGGCGGACGCACCTGCCACGCGGCGATCATCGCCCGGGAGATGGGCATCACTGCCGTGGTGGGCTGCGGTGACGCCACGGAACGCATCCAGGACGGCGAAGCGATCACGATCAGCTGCGCCGAAGGGGAAGACGGCATGGTTTACCGCGGACTGCTTCGTTACGAGAAGGAGGAGCAGAAGCTGGAGCACCTGCCACCCACGCGCACCCGCATCCTGATGAACGTGGGGAACCCGGAGAAGGCCTTCCGCTTCGCGGCCATCCCCTGTGATGGCGTCGGTCTGGCCCGGTTGGAGTTCATCATCGCCAACCACATCCGGGTGCACCCGATGGCCCTGCTCCAACCCGGGCGTGTGAGCGATCCGGCCGAGCGCGAGGCCATCGCCAGCCTCACCGCCGGCTACGACGACCCCACCGAGTACTACGTGGACCGGCTCGCCCAGGGGATGGCTCGGATCGCGGCGGCCTTCCATCCCAGGCCGGTGGTGCTGCGCTTCTCCGACTTCAAGAGCAATGAGTACGCCCGGCTGCTCGGTGGACGGGCCTTCGAGCCCATCGAAGCCAATCCCATGATCGGCTGGAGGGGAGCGGCCCGCTACACCTCAGCGGAATTCCGGCCGGCCTTCGGTCTGGAATGCCAGGCCCTGCTGAGGGTTCGCCGCCAGATGGGCCTGCGCAACACCATCCCGATGGTGCCCTTCTGCCGCACCCCGGAGGAGGGGGAGCGGGTGCTCGAGGAGATGGCCCGCCACGGACTGGTGCGTGGGGAGGACGATCTCAAGGTGTACGTGATGTGCGAGCTGCCCAGCAACGTGATCGGCGCCGAGGCCTTCTCGCGGCATTTCGACGGGTTTTCGATCGGCACCAACGATCTCACCCAGCTCACTCTCGGCATCGACCGTGATTCCTCCCTTGTCGCCGACCTGTTCGATGAACGTCATCCGATCGTTCAGGAGATGATCCGCCTCGCCATCCACACCGCCCACCGCTGCGGCCGTCCGATCGGGCTCTGCGGCCAGGCTCCCAGCGACTACCCGGAATTCGCCCGCTTTCTGGTGAAGGAAGGCATCGATTCGATCAGCCTCAATCCCGATGCGGTGATCAGCACCCGCCTGGCGATCGCGGCGATCGAGGCTGAACTGCCGACAGCAGGCTGAACGCGCCGCCGAGTCGAGTCGGCCTGGAGGCGGGGCCGATAGCGTCACCTCCCGTCGCGCTGTTCCATGTCAGGCCCGACCACCCGCCCGGGGGACGAGAACTCCCGGAATCCCCCGTTTCACGCCCTCGAAGGCGCCGCGCTGGTGACCCAGCTGGGCAGCGACCCCGAGCGTGGCCTGAGCGACGAGGAAGCGAACCGGCGCCTCTCCCGCCTCGGTGCCAATGAGCTCACGGCGCTGCCGGGGCGCCCGGGGTGGCTGCGCTTTCTCGATCAGTTCCACAATCCGCTGCTCTACACCCTTCTGGTCACCGGCCTGATCAAGCTCTGGATCGACTCGCTCGGCGAGGCCCTGGTGATCTGGAGCGTGACGCTGATCAATGCGGTGATCGGCTTCGTGCAGGAGGATCGGGCCGAGTCCTCGATCGCGGCGCTGGCCCGCTCAGTGCGCACGCAGGTGGATGTGGTGCGTGACGGACGGGAGCTGCGCCTGCCCTCCGAGCAGCTGGTGGTCGGTGATCTGGTGCGGCTGAGCGCTGGCGCCAGGGTGCCCGCCGACCTGCGCCTGCTGCAGGTGCGCGAGCTGAGGCTCGACGAATCGGCGCTCACGGGCGAATCCCTGCCGGTGACGAAATCGTGCCAGGCGGCCCCGGTGGATGCCGCTCTGGGGGATCGTCGTGGCATGGCCCATGCCGGCAGCTTCGTCACCGCTGGCCAGGCCACAGGACTGGTGGTGGCCTGCGCCGGGGCCACCGAAGTGGGACAGATCTCCACCGTGCTGCGCCAGCGCCAGAGCCTGAGCACCCCGCTCACGCGCAAATTTCAGCGGTTCAGCCAGACCCTGCTGAAGATCATCCTGGTGCTGGCCGCCCTGACCTTTGCCGTCGGTCTGATCCGGCAACGGGGTTCCGCCGAGATGTTCGACGGAGCCGTGGCCCTGGCTGTGGGGGCGATCCCCGAGGAGCTGCCGGCGATCGTGACCATCACCCTGGCGATCGGCGTCAACCGCATGGCCCGGCGCAACGCGATCATCCGCAAGCTGCCGGCCGTGGAGGCCCTCGGCAGCACCACGGTGATCTGCTCCGACAAGACCGGCACCCTCACCCAGAACAGGATGCTGGTGCAGGAGATCTACGCCGGTGGCGAGCTGTGCACACTCGAGAGTCTCTGGGACAGGGATTCCCTGGCGGCCAACCGGGCCATCGGCGAAACCCTGCTGGCGGGGCTGCTCTGCAATGACGCCCGCCACAGCGAAGAGGACGGGCTCGTGGGGGACCCCACGGAAACGGCGCTGCTGGTGGCGGCCCGCTCCGCCGGCCTGGATCACGAGCGCAGCCTGATCGAGCACCCGCGAAGGGATGCGATTCCGTTTGAATCCGAGCGGCAGTACATGGCCACTCTTCACGGCAGTGCGCGCATTCTGGTGAAGGGCTCGGTGGAGGCCGTACTGCCCCGCTGCCCGAGTCAGCTGAGTGCCGCTGGCAGCGATGAGCCCCTGGATGCCACCGCCATCCACGAGGCAGTGGCCGTGATGGCCGCTCGTGGCCAGCGGGTGCTGGCCTTCGCGGTGGGCCGGGCCCAGCCCCAGCAACCCAGCCTGGAGGAACATCACGTGGCCCGGGGCCTGCAGTTCGTGGGTCTGCAGGGGATGCTCGATCCGCCCCGGCCCGAGGCCATCGCCGCCGTGGCAGCCTGCCGCGCCGCGGGCATCCGGGTGAAGATGATCACCGGCGATCATCTCGACACAGCCCTGGCGATCGCAACCCAGATCGGCCTGGGCAGCGGCAAAGGTCCCCTGGAGGGCCTCGATGGTCCGGCCATCGCCCGTCTTGCGCCCGATGCCCTGGCCAGCAGCGTGGAACGGCTGGATGTCTTCGCCCGGGTGGCCCCGGCCCAGAAACTCGAGCTGGTGCGGGCGCTCCAGGCCAATGGCGAAATCGTCGCCATGACTGGTGACGGGGTCAACGACGCCCCGGCCCTGAAGCAGGCCGACATCGGCATCGCCATGGGCAGAGGCGGGACCGAGGTGGCCCGGGAGGCCGCCGACATGCTGCTCACCGATGACAACTTCGCCACCATCGAGGCCGCCGTGGAGGAGGGACGTGCCGTCTACCTGAACCTGCGCAAATCGCTGGCCTTCGTGCTGCCCGTGAACGGCGCCGCCTCGATGACCATCCTGCTGGCTGCGCTTCTGGGCCTGGAGTTGCCCGTCACGGCCCTGCAGGTGCTCTGGCTGAACATGGTGAGCTCGCTGACCATGTCGGTGCCGCTGGCCTTTGAGCCCAGGTGCGAAGGGTTGATGCTCCAGCCGCCGAGACCTCCCCGCCAGCCCCTGCTGACTGGCGGTCTGATCAGGCGGATCCTGCTGGTGTCGCTGTTCAACTGGGCCCTGATCTTCAGTCTCTTCGCCTGGGGGCGCCGGAACGGTCTGGATCTGGCCGGCGCCCGCACCATGGCGGTGCAGGGGCTGGTGCTGGCCCAGATGGTCTACCTGCTCAGCATCAGCCAGGTCAGCAAGGGGCTCCACCGCCTCGGCGAACGGGGATGGGGCCAGCTGACTCAGGCGCCGGTGCTGCTCCTGGGTCTGGCTCTGGCCCTGATCCTGCAGGTGACCTTCAGCCAGCTGGGGTGGATGAACCAGCTGTTCGGAACCGAGGCCCTGAGCCTGAACCAGTGGCTGATCTGTGCTCTGCCGATGCTGCCGATGCTGCCCGTGGCCCTGGCGGGACAACGGCTGGATCCCACCACAGACCCCGCTGGACGTGAGCTGGGACCCGTGGAGCTCGGATCTTGAGCCACCAGGCCTGGATCACCCTGGCCACGGCGGTGGCCGTGTTCACAGCCACCGCCATCGGTCTGACCCAGTTCACGGCAGCGGCCCTGCTGGGGGCGACCCTGGTGATCTTCTGCGGGGCGATCAGCCTGCCCGAAGCGGCCAGCAGCGTGGCCCAGGCCCAGGGCACGCTCACGCTGCTGTTCGGAATGATGGTGGTGGTCCAGGCCCTGGAGACCACCGGCGCCTTTCCGGTTCTGGCCCATCGCCTGATGGAGGCGTCCCGGGGGGAAGGGCGCAGGCTTCTGCTCGGCCTGGTACTGCTCACCAGCGCCATCTGTGCCTGGTTGCCGAATGCCGCCACGGTGCTGCTGATCGGCCCCCTGCTGCCACCGCTGGCCAGGGAATTGGACCTGGATCCGCGCCCGCTGCTGATTCTGCTGGTGCTCACGGCCAACAGCGCCGGCCTGCTGACCGTGATCGGCGATCCCGCCACCTACCTGGTGGCCAGCCAGATCGGCCTGGGCTTCCTCGCCTACTGGCGGCAGGTGGCGAGCGCCGGCGCCCTCAGCCTGGTCATGGTGCTCCTCACCCTGCCCTGGCTGTACCGCAGCATCTGGACACTGCGTCTGCCTCCTCCGCAGCTGGAAGCGCCACGGCTGCGCCGTCCCGGTGCCTGCGCCCTGCTGCTGCTGGTTGTGCTGGTGATGCTGCCGCTGTTCCTCTGGGGTGAGAGCCTTCCGATTCCGCTCAGGCCCGAGGGCACGGCGCTGGCGGGGGCGGCGGTGAGCCTGCTGGTGGTGCAGCGCTGCCGACTGATCAGTGTCGAGCGCCTGCTCTCCCGGCTCGACTGGTCGACGCTGCTCTATTTCATCGGCCTGTTCGTGCTGATCGGTGCCCTCGAGCGGCAGGGAGTGCTGGCGTCCGCAGCCTCCATGCTCGGCGGACTGATCAGGAGCGGCAGCGGTGCCGGCGCCCAGCTGCTGTTGCTCGGCACCGCATCGGCTTCCGCCGTGGTGCCGAACATTCCGCTGGTGGCCACGCTCACACCCGTGCTGCTGGAGAGCAGCAGCCAGGCGGGACTGCTCAGAGCCGGGGGGACGGTTCCTGAGACCCTGCTCCCCAGCTTCTTTGCCCTGATGCTGGGTGGGACACTGGGAGGCAATGCCACCTTGATCGGCGCTTCGGCCAATCTCGTGGCCGCCGGCATCGCCAGCCAGGAGGGTTGCCCGATCTCCTTCCGCCAGTGGCTGAACTTCGGTGTTCCCACGGTGCTGCTGCAGCTGGCGGCCTCGGCCCTGTGGCTGAACCACTGGTAACCGTCGGCAGGCTGACTTGCGCGCCAGGACGGGGGCTGGAGCCGATCAACCACGCTTAACGGAGTCATAGGCAACGCAACTTCATTGGCGCCCCGCAGCGGACGGGAAGCCCCTAAGGTTCTGCGAATCTCCCGCACAACGCGATGACCGTCCCCTTCTTCGAGACGGCCTGGCTGATCCCTCTCTACCCGTTGCTGGGCGGTTTGTTCTCCTTCCTCTGGTCCCCTGGTCTGATCAGCCAGAGTGGTCCGAGGCCGGCCGGGTATCTCAATCTGGTCATGAATCTCCTGGCCTTCGGCCATGGCCTGCTGGCCTGGATCGGCTGTTCCGGCCGCTCCCTCAGCTTCTCCTGGACCTGGCTGTCCACTGCGGGGTTGACCATCAATTTCGACGCCACGATCGATCGCAGCGTGTTGATTGCGATGACGATGATCTGCGGTGTTCATCTCCTTGCTCAGGTCTATGCGATCGGCTACCTGGAGATGGATTGGGGCTGGCCACGTTTCTTCGGATCACTGAATCTCTTCGAAGCTGGACTCTGCGCCCTGGTGCTCACTGATTCGCTGTTTTTTTCCTATGTGGTCCTGGAGCTGCTCACCCTGGGCACCTATCTGATCGTTGGCACCTGGTACAACCAGTCGTTGGTGGTCAAGGGCGCGCGCGATGCCTTCCTGACCAAACGGGTTGGTGACCTGGTCCTGCTCGCGGGCGTGATCGCCCTGCTGCCGATGGCCGGCAGCTGGAACTTCAACGACCTGGCTCTCTGGGCCGCCCAGGCCGAACCGTCTCCGGCCCTGACCCTGATCCTGCTGGCCCTGGTGGCCGGGCCGATGGGCAAATGCGCCCAGATTCCCCTTCACCTCTGGCTGGATGAAGCCATGGAGGGCCCTCTCCCTTCAACGATCCTGCGCAGCTCGGTGGTGGTGGCCGGAGGCGCCTGGGTGCTGCTGCGACTGCACCCCCTGCTGGCCATCAGCCCCACGGCCCAGGCCTTTCTGGTGGTGGTCGGCGGCACCACGGCCCTGGTGGGAGCCCTGATCGCCCTGGCCCAGATCGACATCAAACGGGCCCTGTCGTTTCTGGTGAGCAGCTGGTTCGGCCTTCTGTTCATGGCCGTTGGTTGCGGTTCCGTGGACGCCGCCTGGCACATGCTTCTGATCTATCCCCTGCCGATGGCTCTGATGCTCATGGCCGTGGGCACGGTGATCAGCAGCAACGTCACCCAGGACCTCACCCAGCTGGGGGGGCTCTGGTCGAGACGTCCGCTCACCGGTCTGGCTTTTCTCGTCGGTGCGGCCGGCCTCGTGGCTCTGCCTCCGCTCGCCGGTTTCGGAGCCTTGAACGACCTGGCCGCTTCCCTCCTCGAGAGCCCCGCCCCGGCAGCCCTGCTGGCCGTGCTGCTGCTGACCAATACCCTGATCAGCGCCGGCCTGGTGCGCATCTTCAGGAGGATCTGGGGCGGAATCCCCTCGGTGTTCACGGCCCGTTCGGCGGAGGTGCTCTGGCTGATGGTGCTTCCCACCATGGTGGGGGCGGGGCTTGTGCTCCATCTGCCGATCCTTCTGGCCCCCACTCCGTTCGGGGGCTTCCACTGGAGTCCTCTGGCGCTGCCTCTGCTGGTCTCCACCCTGCTGGGCGGAGCGCTCACCTGGCAGCAGCTTCCTCACCCCCTGGACGGACTGCAGCACTGGCTGGCGGCCGATCTGCACACCGAAACCTTCTACCGGCGCACCGTTGTGGGCCTGGTGGTGGTGCTGGCCGCCGCCAGCAGCTGGATGGATCGCCGCCTGGTGGATGGCTTCAGCGACCGCAGCGGCGGTCTGACCATGGAGGGTGCCCGACGCCTCAGCCTGAGCACGTCAGGCCGGGTTCAGGGCTACGCCCTCACCGTGCTCATCGGCGTGCTGCTGATGGGGGCCTGGATCCTGGTGCGCCAGCCGGCCCTGACGCCGAGCCTGCTTCGTTTCTGACGACCGTTTTCCCAGCTGCCGACTCCGATGCTGCTTCTGCTTCTGTTGCTTCCGCTGGCGGCCGCGCTGGTGATGATCGTGGTTCCATCTGGGCCCTGGCCCCGTCGCCTGGCTCTGGTGACCCCTGGGCTGCAGCTGCTGCTGGCCGTCCGCATGGTGCTGCAGCCCGCCAGTGACCTGAGGCTGGCGTGGCTGCCGCAGATCGGACTCGACTTTCATCTCGGCCAGGATGGTCTCTCCCTCCCCCTGATCGGCCTCACCGCCCTCCTCACTCTGATGGCCGTTGCCGCCACCAGCCCGGAGGTCCCGCGTCAACGGCTGTTCTTCGGCCTTGTGCTGGCCACCAACCTGGGGCTTCAGGGGGCCCTGCTGGCCCGTAACGGTCTGCTGTTCGTGATCGCCTTCGAGCTGATCCTGATTCCCACCACGCTTCTGATCGCCATCTGGGGCCACGAGCGCAGCCGTGAGGCCGCCATTCGCTACCTGCTGTACGGGGGTGTCTCCGGTGTATCCCTGCTGGCCGGGGTGCTCGCCCTCGGCCTGCTCAATGCCAACGGGTTCAGCCTCGCCTACGACGACATGGGGACAGCGCTGCTGCCCCAGGGCTCCAGGGGCTGGATTCTCGCTCTGCTGATCCTGGCCTTTGGCCTCAAGTTGCCGGTGGTCCCCCTGCATGGCTGGCAGCCACTGGCCTACAGCGAATCCTCATCCCCTGTGGCGATGCTGCTCGCCGGTGCCGTCTCCAAGCTCGGCGCCTACGGCCTGCTGCGCTTCGGTGTCGGCTTCATGGGTGACACCTGGGAAGCCTGGGCGCCTCTCATCGCCGTTGCCGGTACAGCGAGTGCGGTCTATGGAGCCCTGAACGCCATCGCCCAGACCGACATGCGCCGGCTGGTGGCCTACAGCTCCCTCGGACACATGGGGCTGCTGCTGCTGGCCATGGCTGCGGCCACCCCCCTGAGCCTTCAGGGGGCCGTTGCCCAGGTGCTGGCCCACGGACTGATCTCCGCACTCCTGTTCTGTCTGGTCGGACTGATCGAAGCCAAGACAGGCACCACCGAGATCCCCGAACTTTCA from Synechococcus sp. CBW1107 encodes the following:
- a CDS encoding Tic22 family protein, with amino-acid sequence MPGPIAQLPAPRPASPAGCSRRRRLIALLAGCAGLVGLLQPPSALAIPEQEAMKKLAVIPVFVLTDAKGIPLPLQREKALVLPLYLDRGKADQELAAFVKANPTIKAGVLPMPMNVALERVQELNKSLKDRKLLSPVIPAPSDLSQARSLLGKQGLDQKTIQEGLSVPVFFTKPLITVKTPQGERGLFFFDYASLQKAMASIPDRNKLTVQAADLSAVMDQIVKQPKDTYAFYPTPEYFRLVEQQSRTRGARSAGSSAPAAPRR
- a CDS encoding HAD-IC family P-type ATPase, yielding MSGPTTRPGDENSRNPPFHALEGAALVTQLGSDPERGLSDEEANRRLSRLGANELTALPGRPGWLRFLDQFHNPLLYTLLVTGLIKLWIDSLGEALVIWSVTLINAVIGFVQEDRAESSIAALARSVRTQVDVVRDGRELRLPSEQLVVGDLVRLSAGARVPADLRLLQVRELRLDESALTGESLPVTKSCQAAPVDAALGDRRGMAHAGSFVTAGQATGLVVACAGATEVGQISTVLRQRQSLSTPLTRKFQRFSQTLLKIILVLAALTFAVGLIRQRGSAEMFDGAVALAVGAIPEELPAIVTITLAIGVNRMARRNAIIRKLPAVEALGSTTVICSDKTGTLTQNRMLVQEIYAGGELCTLESLWDRDSLAANRAIGETLLAGLLCNDARHSEEDGLVGDPTETALLVAARSAGLDHERSLIEHPRRDAIPFESERQYMATLHGSARILVKGSVEAVLPRCPSQLSAAGSDEPLDATAIHEAVAVMAARGQRVLAFAVGRAQPQQPSLEEHHVARGLQFVGLQGMLDPPRPEAIAAVAACRAAGIRVKMITGDHLDTALAIATQIGLGSGKGPLEGLDGPAIARLAPDALASSVERLDVFARVAPAQKLELVRALQANGEIVAMTGDGVNDAPALKQADIGIAMGRGGTEVAREAADMLLTDDNFATIEAAVEEGRAVYLNLRKSLAFVLPVNGAASMTILLAALLGLELPVTALQVLWLNMVSSLTMSVPLAFEPRCEGLMLQPPRPPRQPLLTGGLIRRILLVSLFNWALIFSLFAWGRRNGLDLAGARTMAVQGLVLAQMVYLLSISQVSKGLHRLGERGWGQLTQAPVLLLGLALALILQVTFSQLGWMNQLFGTEALSLNQWLICALPMLPMLPVALAGQRLDPTTDPAGRELGPVELGS
- the ppsA gene encoding phosphoenolpyruvate synthase, producing MGPSSTQPAITRSDAPLLRNFEEVGIGAIAEVGGKNASLGEMIRELTSQGVRVPGGFATTATAYRLFLACNGLESPLRAILGDLDSGDLTALQQAGQRARELILGASLPPELADAVAAAYRELGAGPVAVRSSATAEDLPDASFAGQQETFLNVRGEQDLLAACLRCYSSLFTDRAISYRQINGFDHLEVALSIGVQRMVRSDLGAAGVMFTIDTETGFRNAVLLNAAYGLGENVVQGAVNPDEILLFKPTLREGYAAIVSKRLGSKAIRMVYDEGGTVRNEPVPLPERGRYAISDDEALTLGRWACLIEDHYSARHGTATPMDIEWARDGESGELFILQARPETVESRRSDSVLCRWSLKPHDAELITHGRAIGASISSGRARVILNPSGIDRFEVGDLLVTERTDPDWEPILKKARGVITNQGGRTCHAAIIAREMGITAVVGCGDATERIQDGEAITISCAEGEDGMVYRGLLRYEKEEQKLEHLPPTRTRILMNVGNPEKAFRFAAIPCDGVGLARLEFIIANHIRVHPMALLQPGRVSDPAEREAIASLTAGYDDPTEYYVDRLAQGMARIAAAFHPRPVVLRFSDFKSNEYARLLGGRAFEPIEANPMIGWRGAARYTSAEFRPAFGLECQALLRVRRQMGLRNTIPMVPFCRTPEEGERVLEEMARHGLVRGEDDLKVYVMCELPSNVIGAEAFSRHFDGFSIGTNDLTQLTLGIDRDSSLVADLFDERHPIVQEMIRLAIHTAHRCGRPIGLCGQAPSDYPEFARFLVKEGIDSISLNPDAVISTRLAIAAIEAELPTAG
- a CDS encoding NADH-quinone oxidoreductase subunit M gives rise to the protein MLLLLLLLPLAAALVMIVVPSGPWPRRLALVTPGLQLLLAVRMVLQPASDLRLAWLPQIGLDFHLGQDGLSLPLIGLTALLTLMAVAATSPEVPRQRLFFGLVLATNLGLQGALLARNGLLFVIAFELILIPTTLLIAIWGHERSREAAIRYLLYGGVSGVSLLAGVLALGLLNANGFSLAYDDMGTALLPQGSRGWILALLILAFGLKLPVVPLHGWQPLAYSESSSPVAMLLAGAVSKLGAYGLLRFGVGFMGDTWEAWAPLIAVAGTASAVYGALNAIAQTDMRRLVAYSSLGHMGLLLLAMAAATPLSLQGAVAQVLAHGLISALLFCLVGLIEAKTGTTEIPELSGLLNPLRGLPFTLGMFLLALMAAAGLPGMVGFVAELVVFQGSWSVFPLPTLGCLFASGLTAVYAVRLFNRVGFGKLDNAKAFYPATTWPERLPALALSLLVLVGGLWPPLTLGWSESVTTPLAQHRPLIASLPAPSTLQELPS
- a CDS encoding NAD(P)H-quinone oxidoreductase subunit F produces the protein MTVPFFETAWLIPLYPLLGGLFSFLWSPGLISQSGPRPAGYLNLVMNLLAFGHGLLAWIGCSGRSLSFSWTWLSTAGLTINFDATIDRSVLIAMTMICGVHLLAQVYAIGYLEMDWGWPRFFGSLNLFEAGLCALVLTDSLFFSYVVLELLTLGTYLIVGTWYNQSLVVKGARDAFLTKRVGDLVLLAGVIALLPMAGSWNFNDLALWAAQAEPSPALTLILLALVAGPMGKCAQIPLHLWLDEAMEGPLPSTILRSSVVVAGGAWVLLRLHPLLAISPTAQAFLVVVGGTTALVGALIALAQIDIKRALSFLVSSWFGLLFMAVGCGSVDAAWHMLLIYPLPMALMLMAVGTVISSNVTQDLTQLGGLWSRRPLTGLAFLVGAAGLVALPPLAGFGALNDLAASLLESPAPAALLAVLLLTNTLISAGLVRIFRRIWGGIPSVFTARSAEVLWLMVLPTMVGAGLVLHLPILLAPTPFGGFHWSPLALPLLVSTLLGGALTWQQLPHPLDGLQHWLAADLHTETFYRRTVVGLVVVLAAASSWMDRRLVDGFSDRSGGLTMEGARRLSLSTSGRVQGYALTVLIGVLLMGAWILVRQPALTPSLLRF
- a CDS encoding histidine kinase encodes the protein MTTGGLGSGPPPAQEHGSRLPLWSVGVGLAAVLLGVQSLAASTPFPQEVLMLLPSEGLLAGVGDGLRRGYGLAMEETRACGLRPPGHGLGWLPQEQDPEALLLGVPMPELLIAPPAVNLLPFGRIAQSRGVNVLLPLQRGYSLRRLPSQVGADRIWPVLPSRSLEADRLAKGLLEDNKGKVMVIHDGGAEQAALADRFVETIEGNGGWTVGPTNDPQALVEPDTKVMDQLRDDVGWYTPTSLVVMTTPGSPLARAVAELDLPDNLTLVWPFPVREPLPLAQLGVDSVSRGPGWDRFELAFKQRHGYAPGLVEAAGFDTGQLVAVSSLAGQTSRTWSLDWLDPKATPLDLCDALKARRAGKPVALRGAASRLDLAPGTPPAGELRLTPLKADPAAIRS
- a CDS encoding SLC13 family permease, which codes for MSHQAWITLATAVAVFTATAIGLTQFTAAALLGATLVIFCGAISLPEAASSVAQAQGTLTLLFGMMVVVQALETTGAFPVLAHRLMEASRGEGRRLLLGLVLLTSAICAWLPNAATVLLIGPLLPPLARELDLDPRPLLILLVLTANSAGLLTVIGDPATYLVASQIGLGFLAYWRQVASAGALSLVMVLLTLPWLYRSIWTLRLPPPQLEAPRLRRPGACALLLLVVLVMLPLFLWGESLPIPLRPEGTALAGAAVSLLVVQRCRLISVERLLSRLDWSTLLYFIGLFVLIGALERQGVLASAASMLGGLIRSGSGAGAQLLLLGTASASAVVPNIPLVATLTPVLLESSSQAGLLRAGGTVPETLLPSFFALMLGGTLGGNATLIGASANLVAAGIASQEGCPISFRQWLNFGVPTVLLQLAASALWLNHW